A region of Sesamum indicum cultivar Zhongzhi No. 13 linkage group LG7, S_indicum_v1.0, whole genome shotgun sequence DNA encodes the following proteins:
- the LOC105167064 gene encoding 60S acidic ribosomal protein P0 produces the protein MAPKLSKADKKIAYDRKLCQLIDDHTQILVAAADNVGSNQLQNIRKGLRGDSVVLMGKNTMMKRSIRIHAEKTGNTDILNLIPLLVGNVGLIFTKGDLKEVREEVAKYKVGAPARVGLVAPIDVVVPPGNTGLDPSQTSFFQVLNIPTKINKGTVEIITPVELIKKGEKVGSSEAALLSKLGIRPFSYGLIVLSVYESGSVFSPEVLDLTEDDLVEKFAMGVSMVASLSLAITYPTLAAAPHMFINAYKNLLSVAVETDYSFPQADKVKEYLAWPAPPVAAADSGAAPAAAAPVEEKKEEPAEESDDDMGFSLFD, from the exons ATGGCTCCTAAGCTTTCCAAGGCCGACAAGAAGATCGCTTATGATCGGAAACTCTGTCAGTTGATCGATGATCACACTCAGATTTTGGTTGCGGCGGCGGACAACGTTGGATCGAATCAGCTGCAGAATATCAGGAAGGGTTTGAGAGGGGATTCCGTGGTCCTCATGGGTAAGAATACTATGATGAAGAGGAGTATTAGAATTCACGCTGAGAAGACTGGAAACACGGATATTCTCAACCTTATTCCTCTCCTTGTT GGAAATGTTGGGTTGATCTTCACCAAGGGTGACTTGAAGGAAGTCCGTGAGGAGGTTGCAAAATACAAG GTTGGAGCACCAGCTCGAGTTGGTTTGGTGGCTCCGATCGATGTCGTTGTTCCACCTGGAAACACTGGCCTAGATCCATCACAAACGTCGTTTTTCCAg GTTCTCAACATTCCAACCAAGATCAACAAGGGTACTGTGGAGATCATCACTCCGGTGGAGCTTATCAAGAAGGGTGAAAAAGTTGGTTCCTCTGAAGCTGCATTGCTCTCTAAACTTGGAATTAGACCCTTCTCTTACGGTTTGATTGTGCTCTCTGTTTATGAAAGTGGATCTGTTTTCAGCCCTGAGGTTCTTGATTTGACAGAAGATGACCTAGTTGAGAAGTTTGCCATGGGTGTTTCCATGGTTGCTTCATTGTCACTTGCTATCACGTACCCTACTCTTGCAGCTGCACCCCACATGTTCATTAATGCATACAAGAATCTTCTGTCTGTTGCAGTCGAAACTGACTATTCCTTCCCTCAAGCTGATAAAGTCAAGGAGTATCTTGCG TGGCCGGCTCCTCCCGTTGCCGCTGCCGATTCTGGTGCTGCTCCTGCAGCTGCTGCACCGGTGGaggagaagaaagaggaacCTGCGGAGGAGTCGGATGATGACATGGGCTTCAGCCTTTTTGATTAA
- the LOC105167065 gene encoding LOW QUALITY PROTEIN: nematode resistance protein-like HSPRO2 (The sequence of the model RefSeq protein was modified relative to this genomic sequence to represent the inferred CDS: deleted 1 base in 1 codon): MVDLGWKTKMIPSEFPNKSPKFTGKLQISIPPLKVRVPELSPASEFSCSSYESYLRLPELKKLWEAREFPGWKSEPLLKPAFMALEITFRFISTVLSDPRPYANRRQWRRRLEELASSEVEIISLLCEEEEEDTETRGTIPVVDLTSVGGAVAPENSSVEVWKMADGTVVVSQVSETSLLPRLGAWPSFEEVVRKLQYSIECQMKGCPYTLGLGEPNLSGKPSINYDLICNPAELHALKKCPNDDVVKNFENRAVYSVHQILESWIRVGKQLLERISDEIDSQSYDRAANHCWILEKIWMILNQIEDLHLLMDPDDFFRLKNQLMIKATSDSELFCFRSRQLVEISKLSKDLKHRVPAILEVEVDPTGGPRIQDAAMDLYRKKEDHSKIHLLQAMQAVEAAVKRFYFCYKQLLAAVMGSLEAKWNNVECGDLLSQIFQEPTYFPSLDAAKTFLGESWNQQ, from the exons ATGGTGGATTTGGGTTGGAAAACCAAAATGATCCCCTCTGAGTTTCCCAATAAATCACCCAAGTTTACCGGTAAGCTTCAGATTTCGATTCCGCCGCTAAAAGTTCGCGTCCCTGAATTATCGCCAGCGTCGGAGTTTTCTTGTTCCTCCTACGAGTCCTATCTCCGCCTCCCGGAGCTGAAGAAGCTATGGGAAGCCCGCGAGTTTCCCGGCTGGAAAAGCGAGCCGCTTTTGAAACCGGCTTTCATGGCCCTCGAGATCACTTTCCGCTTTATCTCCACTGTTTTGTCCGATCCGAGACCCTACGCCAACCGGCGGCAGTGGAGGCGGCGGCTCGAGGAGTTGGCGAGCAGTGAGGTCGAGATCATATCTCTGTTGTGcgaagaggaggaggaagataCAGAAACGCGTGGGACTATTCCGGTCGTCGACCTGACTTCAGTTGGCGGCGCTGTGGCTCCAGAGAACAGCTCGGTGGAAGTGTGGAAAATGGCGGACGGCACCGTGGTGGTCAGCCAGGTCAGCGAGACGAGCTTACTGCCTCGGCTTGGGGCTTGGCCTTCG TTCGAGGAGGTTGTGAGGAAGCTCCAGTACTCCATCGAGTGCCAGATGAAGGGGTGTCCGTACACCCTTGGCTTGGGCGAGCCAAATCTAAGCGGCAAGCCCAGCATAAACTACGATCTCATCTGCAACCCGGCGGAGCTTCACGCCTTGAAGAAATGCCCCAACGACGATGTTGTGAAGAACTTCGAGAACCGGGCAGTCTACTCTGTGCATCAGATTCTAGAATCATGGATCCGCGTCGGAAAGCAGCTTCTGGAGAGAATTTCCGACGAAATCGACTCTCAATCGTACGATAGAGCAGCGAACCATTGTTggattttggaaaaaatatggATGATTCTGAACCAGATTGAAGATTTGCATTTACTGATGGATCCTGACGATTTCTTCCGTCTCAAGAATCAACTGATGATCAAAGCAACTTCCGATTCGGAATTATTCTGTTTCAGATCACGACAACTCGTTGAGATCTCGAAATTGTCCAAGGATTTGAAGCACAGGGTGCCGGCGATtctggaggtggaggtggacCCCACTGGCGGACCGAGAATTCAGGACGCCGCCATGGATTTGTACCGGAAGAAGGAAGATCACTCGAAAATTCACTTGCTGCAGGCGATGCAGGCGGTGGAGGCGGCGGTGAAGCGGTTTTACTTCTGTTACAAACAACTGCTGGCGGCAGTGATGGGGAGTTTGGAGGCGAAGTGGAATAACGTTGAGTGCGGCGACTTGCTGAGTCAAATTTTTCAGGAACCGACATATTTCCCGAGCTTGGACGCCGCGAAGACGTTTCTTGGGGAGAGCTGGAACCAACAATGA
- the LOC105167066 gene encoding uncharacterized protein LOC105167066: MRLKAFSSIVDCSHHASQAFAPTVPSSLFASSFRCRPVSLIVLSDPFVSKTLLKSQSFNKISRGHTIRRSCSSNLDDVDHEEPSFQVEGLANNSGGVDSGDDGRHRKKNVHCATSKKSPFAGENGGDQDSFLHSRFDFLEPMMLGIRPEFPDWPDQETVVWATIEQKAKSCDIPLSLRMIKKKLQREEGFTESKESPAYCSVKTAFSSMVFIVVELQSYALHMREALCHEDLEIISSKVQKEMHSSFVWLFQQVFSRTPVLMLHVMILLANFSVHSASRDIAVAETSPSRVSTELFSVEEKQVQYYPSSLSSLVSETGIGSIGEKTQIGELQLESEAEMKLWNSMVDDAAKMREGIDDEVLDHETMQYFVSPVSVELEPDVYEDYLRTDLLYQMNLSQDPNNPLLLCNYAQFLHLVAHDYDRAEECFKRAVQVLPLDAEPLCLYANFLWTVRRDYWGAEDRFLQSMSVEPNSSYYASRYANFLWNTGGEETCFPLNNPHNPNMLEKE, encoded by the exons ATGAGGCTCAAAGCTTTTTCATCCATTGTGGATTGCTCACATCATGCCTCTCAAGCCTTTGCTCCTACCGTCCCTTCATCCCTTTTCGCATCGTCTTTTCGTTGTCGGCCTGTCTCCCTTATTGTTCTTTCCGACCCTTTTGTATCAAAAACTCTCTTGAAGTCTCAATCTTTTAACAAGATTTCGAGAGGTCATACTATTCGACGTTCGTGTAGCTCAAACTTGGATGATGTTGATCACGAGGAACCATCGTTTCAAGTAGAAGGATTGGCTAATAATTCTGGTGGAGTGGATAGTGGGGACGATGGAAGGCATAGGAAAAAGAATGTACATTGCGCAACATCCAAGAAAAGCCCATTTGCGGGTGAAAATGGAGGGGATCAAGATTCGTTCTTGCATTCAAGATTCGATTTCTTGGAGCCAATGATGCTCGGGATTAGGCCGGAGTTCCCGGATTGGCCGGATCAAGAGACTGTTGTTTGGGCTACAATTGAACAAAAGGCTAAGAGTTGTGACATTCCCCTGTCTCTTAGGATGATAAAGAAGAAACTACAACGGGAAGAGGGCTTTACAGAATCCAAAGAATCGCCTGCGTATTGCTCTGTGAAGACGGCTTTCTCTTCAATGGTTTTCATTGTCGTTGAACTTCAGAGCTATGCGCTGCATATGAGGGAAGCTTTGTGCCACGAGGATCTAGAGATAATTTCCTCTAAAGTGCAAAAAGAAATGCATTCTTCATTTGTGTGGCTATTCCAGCAAGTGTTTTCAAGAACTCCGGTTTTGATGCTACATGTAATGATCCTTTTGGCAAATTTCAGTGTGCATTCTGCCTCCCGTGATATTGCCGTTGCTGAGACCTCGCCTTCAAGAGTGTCAACAGAACTGTTTTCTGTCGAAGAGAAACAAGTTCAATACTATCCCTCATCACTATCATCTTTGGTCTCAGAAACCGGTATTGGCAGTATTGgggaaaaaacacaaattgGAGAGTTGCAACTGGAGAGTGAGGCAGAGATGAAGTTGTGGAACTCAATGGTGGATGATGCAGCAAAGATGCGGGAAGGTATTGATGACGAGGTTCTTGATCACGAGACAATGCAATATTTCGTTTCACCAGTGTCCGTGGAGCTAGAACCTGACGTCTACGAGGACTATCTTCGGACGGACCTCTTGTATCAAATGAACTTGTCCCAAGATCCTAATAATCCACTTTTACTCTGCAATTACGCGCAGTTTTTGCACCTTGTTGCTCACGATTATGACAG GGCCGAGGAATGCTTCAAACGAGCAGTACAAGTATTGCCACTGGATGCTGAGCCTCTGTGCCTTTATGCAAACTTCTTATGGACCGTTAGGAGGGATTACTGGGGAGCCGAGGACCGGTTCCTGCAGTCCATGTCAGTCGAACCGAATAGCTCCTATTATGCCTCCAGATACGCGAATTTCTTGTGGAACACCGGCGGTGAAGAAACCTGTTTCCCTCTCAACAATCCCCACAACCCAAACATGTTGGAGAAAGAATAA